atgtacaatacAAACTTGCAGTGATGTTGAATGAAAGTATAATTTTGTTAGAAAGTTGCTTTAACGTGTTGATTATTCAAAAAAGAAGGGTTATATCACCTTATGTtgatattttgacattgtatttcatttttaaaaaaaaattataaagagtatttttaaaaataaatatattgcaCTTTGGACCTCATTGCATGGGCCTATTTCCGCTACTAAACTATTCtgaatatttttttaatgttgtaagtagtaaattagatttgtttcGTAAGTAGTACCCTCCCGAAGGGATTGCTACAggttttggtatcagagcctaggtttgTGATTCTAGGATTTTTGTTGTGATCGTActtaatatttttgttattttctttcttgaaaatGACTTGGAGATTATAAATTTTTGCATACTTTTTAGTGTAATTTGATGTATTCCTTGTGCATATGCATCATGTACATGTCCCTAATGCAATGTGATCTTATCTTTTATAGGAATTTTAATATGGCCTCTTCTTCGAATAGAGATATTAAATCCATTGATGAAAGTCATGCCTATTATAATGCTCCACCTCACCTCCAAGAAGTAGATGAGGTACCCTTGCCTAACCTAAATCATCATCGTTTTAGTGAAAATGAAGTGGGCAATAATCCAAGAGCAATGGGTCATAATACTCCTATTATGACTCATCCATTTTAGCAGATGGCTGAGTTCTTTCGTCACTTGGCTAGGACAATGTCAGAACCTAGTGAAATAAATTTTGAGAAGATGAGGAAAATGGGTGGAGTTGAATTTGAAGGCACCACTGATCCCACAGTAGCTGAACAATGGCTCGAGCGCGTGGAGAGGGTCTTTGAATAACTAGAGTGTACTAATGCTGCCAAATTTAAGTATGTTATCtctcttttacaaaaaaaatgccTATGATTGGTGAGTAAGTGTGCCAAATGCAAAAGAAAAACCTTCGGTGCTGACTTGGGATGACTTTGTGAAAGCATTTCGTGCGAAATATGTCCCCCatgtctattgtgatgctaagAAAAAAGAGTTTCTGAATTTAAGACAAGGGAGTATGTCTATTGCAGAGTATCAACAAAAATTTCTCAGGCTTTCTCGCTATGCTGGAGGTATTATTGATGGTGAAAGAGAAGAGtgcagaagatttgaagaagGTTTGAATGGTTACATTCGAAAGTCTGCGGCAATCTTGCAACTTGAGGATTTTTTCAAGATAATTTCAGTTGCTCTTACTTGGGAAAGAATTGACAAGGAAGAAGCTACTAGGAGAGAAAACATGTTTAGCAAGGGTAATTCAGATTATGGCGGTCCATCCAAGAAGGGAAAGTTTGACTATTTCAAGACTGAAAGTGCACATAGGTCATCATATCATAAGCAGAATAAGCCAAATTTCTCTACTGCTAGTACTCCAAGTTATGTCCAAGGCAAAACTTATACACCTACTTGTGCACAGTGCGGGAAGAATCACTATGGTGCTTGCAAAAGAGCTTTTGGTGCTTGTTTTAATTGTGGAAATCTAGATCATAAAGTGCAGGGTTGTCCTAATCCTAATCCTCTTTCTTATACACATACAGAGGGCTCAGTTCAAAAGCTTGTCACTACTTATTATCAAGCTAATAGCTGTACAAGACCTAGAAATATGCAAGCAGCGGGTTCGGGTGGAGCTAATCAGGCTAGTGGGTCGAGATCTACTGCACGAGTCTATGCTATGAGACAGAGGAATGACCAAGATGGCCCGGACGTGGTTGTTGGTAAATTTCACTTATTTGGCATATCTGTTGTTACATTAATTGATCCTGGATCTTCGCACTCTTATGTTTGCTCATCACTTGCATTTCCTGATACTAGTAAATCTGTGAGACTTGACTTTGATATGCTAGTCACGAGTCCATTAGATCATCAGGATGTTGTTAACAGGATTTACCGAGATTGTCCATTCATGATTCAAAATTTGGTCTTTCCTACAGACTTGCTTGAAATGCCCTTCCAAGACTATGATGTTATTGTTGGTATGGATTGGCTCTATAGGTACCATGCATTGGTTGATTGTAGGTTAAAGCAAGTGACTTTTGAAAATCCTGCATATTCACACATAGTAGTTCAATGAGAAAGATCATTGACATCTAATATTATTTCTGCGGTCTTGGCAAGGAAGATGATTTGTCAAGGTTGCGATGCCTATCTTGCTCATATAGTCGATACACGATTGGGGAGTCCAAGTCTTAAGGACATACCCACCGTGTgcgactttcctgatgtatttcctgatgaTCTTCCTGGGTTGCCTCCAGAAAGGGAGATTGAATTTCCTATAGAGCTTGTCCCTGGAACTACTCCTATTTCTATCActccttatagaatggctccagctaaattaaaagagttgaaggctcAATTGCAAGAACTTCTTTAGAAAGGTTTTATCCGTTCAGTATTTCGCCTTGGGGAGCtcttgttttatttgtgaaaaagaaagatggcactCTTAGGCTTTGCATTGATTACCAACAGCTGAACAAGgcaacaatcaagaataaatacccACTTCCTAGAATCGATGGCTTGTTTGACCAACTGAAGGGTGCATGtttgttctcaaaaattgacttgaggtctggataTTATCAGTTGTGCGTGAGGGAGAAAGATGTTCCTAAAACTGCTTTTAGGACCaggtatggccattatgaatttttggtaatgccatttggtttgacaaatgcTCCTGCTGCATTTATGGATCTAATGAAACCGTGTATTCAAACCTTATCTTGATCAATTTGTGgtggtgtttattgatgacattttagtCTATTCCAAGAATAGAGAAGATCATGATAAGCATCTCCAAATTGTCATGCAAATTCTGAAAGAGAGGCAACTCTACGCGAAGCTTTCCAAATGTGAAGTTTGGCTGAGtaaagtggcatttttggggcatattgtatcagctgAAGGTGTGAAGGTTGATCCTAGTAAGATTCAAGCTATTGTTGATTGGAAATCTCCTAAAACTCCAACTGAgataagaagtttcttgggttttgCAGGATACTATAAGAGGTTCGTGAAGGGCTTCTCTATTATAGCTTCTcctttgaccaaacttttagGGAAAGCCGCCAAATTTGTATGggatgacaagtgtcaagagaGCTTTGAAAAGCTCAAATCCTTGGTGACACAAGCTCTAATACTTTCTTTGCCATctgaaaggaaatattatgtggTATACAGTGATGCATCTCACCGTGGATTgagttgtgttttgatgcaagaagggaaagtaattgcttatgcctCTCGAAAGTTGAAATCGCATGAGTTGAATTATCCCACTCATGATCTTGAACTTGCTGCCAttgtttttgccttaaaaatttggaggcattacttgtatggggAAAAGTGTcacatatttactgatcataaaagttTGAAGTATTTGGGTACACAAAAAGAGTTAAACTTGAGACAACGTATATGGCTTGAACTCATCAAAGATTATGATTTCACGATTGATTATCATCCTggtaaagcaaatgtggttgcagatgcgttGAGTAGCAATTCCCTTGCAAGTTTAACTCTAAGTCCTTTGCCTTTGCTTCTTGAATTAAGAGCCATGAATGCTTGTCTTTCATTTAATTCTAATGGTTCTATCATTGCTAATTTTCAAGTCAAGCCAGTCTTACTTGAGCAGGTCCAAGAAGCACAGAAGTTAGATGAGAATCTTGTGAAACGGATTGAAGAAGTCCAAAATTGAAGAGAATCAGATTTTACATTGAAGAAAGATGGtaccttattttataa
This DNA window, taken from Nicotiana tabacum cultivar K326 chromosome 15, ASM71507v2, whole genome shotgun sequence, encodes the following:
- the LOC142169834 gene encoding uncharacterized protein LOC142169834, whose product is MSIAEYQQKFLRLSRYAGGIIDGEREECRRFEEGLNGYIRKSAAILQLEDFFKIISVALTWERIDKEEATRRENMFSKGNSDYGGPSKKGKFDYFKTESAHRSSYHKQNKPNFSTASTPSYVQGKTYTPTCAQCGKNHYGACKRAFGACFNCGNLDHKVQGCPNPNPLSYTHTEGSVQKLVTTYYQANSCTRPRNMQAAGSGGANQASGSRSTARVYAMRQRNDQDGPDVVVGKFHLFGISVVTLIDPGSSHSYVCSSLAFPDTSKSVRLDFDMLVTSPLDHQDVVNRIYRDCPFMIQNLVFPTDLLEMPFQDYDVIVGMDWLYRYHALVDCRLKQVTFENPAYSHIVVQ